A stretch of Henckelia pumila isolate YLH828 chromosome 4, ASM3356847v2, whole genome shotgun sequence DNA encodes these proteins:
- the LOC140860471 gene encoding inactive glucose-1-phosphate adenylyltransferase small subunit 2, chloroplastic, whose protein sequence is MNPRISIKDLCYKPGSQLRLPKSFSSIFYTKNLQTNGSSTYLLPPANKCQSVAAIVFGDGSSHSKLYPLTKRRSEGAIPIAGNYRLIDAVVSNCINSNISKIYAITQFNSTSLNSHLSRAYSGTNLLKEGFVEVIAAYQTPEDKGWFQGTADSIRRCLWMLEEHPVLEYLVIPGYHLYKMDYQKLIDVHRSSNADITVSVLSKQRNEDLGFGIFALGSKNQVIEFKEDQELKASKSVSAEDSKEARDIARRSFPSMGIYVINRNTMIKLLRDYFPSANDLKSEVIRGAISLGLKVQAYLFDGYWEDMRSIEAYYRANMELVRRTNEAYNRFYDRDTPLYTLPRCLPPTLVNDAVIADSVIADGCILNRCKIKGTVVGVMTRVADEAVIEDSIIMGADAYQYQSCMGEEGMGIPVGIGEGSLIRKAIIDKNARIGKNVMIINKDNVEEANKEADGYIITGGIVVITRSAAISDGSII, encoded by the exons ATGAATCCAAGAATTAGTATAAAAGATTTATGTTACAAACCTGGATCACAACTACGCTTGCCGAAATCCTTCTCTTCGATTTTCTATACAAAGAATCTACAAACAAATGGATCCTCTACTTATCTGCTCCCTCCAGCAAACAAG TGCCAGAGTGTTGCTGCAATCGTGTTTGGAGATGGATCGTCACACTCGAAGCTGTATCCATTGACAAAACGACGGTCAGAAGGCGCCATTCCTATAGCTGGAAACTACAGGCTCATTGATGCAGTTGTTAGCAACTGCATCAACAGCAACATATCCAAAATCTACGCGATCACGCAGTTCAATTCGACGTCTTTGAATTCCCACCTTTCCAGAGCCTACTCGGGAACAAACCTTTTAAAAGAAGGATTCGTCGAAGTCATCGCTGCCTATCAGACTCCAGAAGATAAAGGATGGTTTCAG GGAACTGCTGATTCTATACGACGTTGTCTGTGGATGCTGGAGGAGCATCCAGTACTTGAATATTTGGTCATTCCTGGTTACCATCTGTATAAAATGGATTACCAGAAACTTATAGACGTCCATCGCAGCAGCAACGCGGACATAACGGTGTCTGTATTGAGTAAACAAAGAAATGAGGATCTGGGATTTGGGATATTTGCATTAGGTTCCAAGAATCAAGTCATAGAATTCAAGGAAGATCAAGAATTGAAAGCTTCTAAGTCAGTATCA GCGGAGGACTCGAAAGAGGCTCGTGACATCGCGAGACGTAGTTTTCCCAGCATGGGGATCTATGTGATCAACAGAAATACAATGATAAAACTTCTGAGAGATTATTTCCCATCTGCAAATGACTTGAAGAGTGAAGTAATCCGAGGCGCGATCTCACTTGGATTGAAG GTTCAGGCTTATCTATTCGATGGATATTGGGAGGACATGAGGAGCATAGAGGCGTACTACCGCGCAAACATGGAACTGGTTCGAAGGACAAATGAAGCCTATAA CAGATTCTATGATAGAGATACTCCACTCTACACATTACCTCGGTGTCTTCCTCCAACTCTTGTAAACGATGCCGTAATCGCAGATTCCGTCATTGCAGATGGCTGCATTCTCAAC AGGTGCAAGATAAAGGGGACAGTAGTTGGTGTAATGACAAGGGTAGCCGATGAAGCTGTGATCGAAGATTCAATAATTATGGGGGCTGATGCTTACCAATATCAA AGTTGCATGGGGGAAGAAGGCATGGGGATTCCGGTCGGAATTGGCGAAGGCTCGCTGATAAGGAAGGCTATAATCGATAAAAATGCAAGAATTGGCAAAAATGTTatg ATAATAAATAAGGACAATGTGGAGGAAGCGAACAAGGAAGCAGACGGGTATATCATCACGGGAGGGATCGTTGTGATTACAAGAAGTGCAGCAATCTCAGATGGAAGCATTATCTGA
- the LOC140860472 gene encoding protein AUXIN-REGULATED GENE INVOLVED IN ORGAN SIZE-like, which produces MSGQEAKPKNMGLSKGFIDLQDPYLNSIIKNQAQNPLRRSSSSSSSQYGMRMSRYFTLKPLFLLACLTASLLILPLILPPLPPPPFMLLLLPICILAVLMVLAFMPSNVREVTYTYV; this is translated from the coding sequence ATGAGTGGACAAGAGGCGAAACCGAAGAACATGGGATTGTCGAAAGGTTTCATCGATCTTCAAGATCCTTACTTGAACAGCATTATCAAGAATCAAGCTCAGAATCCTCTGAGGaggagcagcagcagcagcagcagccaATATGGAATGAGGATGTCTCGCTACTTCACGCTCAAGCCCTTGTTCCTGCTGGCGTGCCTCACGGCGTCGTTGCTGATATTGCCGCTCATACTTCCGCCGCTTCCTCCGCCGCCATTCATGCTGCTTCTGCTGCCCATATGCATTTTAGCAGTACTTATGGTCTTGGCTTTCATGCCATCTAATGTTCGAGAGGTGACTTATACATATGTTTGA
- the LOC140863669 gene encoding ankyrin repeat protein SKIP35-like, with protein sequence MAAENVFALGRVSETVSEIGSQTFNRGDEINAEEPQCSEKETSTEMETAEAGFSIQSNEKEYGMSNSVFSSDKAEEGRHTNVVFSRESPLQIKEDLSTNAFSSGAEKLKARLAATDCKQGKNERKLSRQDRIELGRVFQGAVSSYNWDLAESLILLENPQTLNDALCISLDSIWFLSTRQELYGITKLIKNIIANGAYDFTRAALRTSFLASCVSACQSRSMSLADTVTVMAQRLHERLQECNGDEVLKAEAGAKVQKFTEWALKCISFHSRCQGNRDKVGNNAAVGIQLQLSAFKTFLEITGNHLTGKDFTEAFDAACFPLTLFSSSFDPGWASGISATAIQGLLGMLVEGGADNVNQCFLEASRFGSTELVRILLQIAQRNSLDVDVDLALGFASHYGKISTMECLVEEGNAMAFLGPLMRAAERGCMPVVEWFVQRDCRDMELCLALTAAISSNQVNAAAYLLPHVPQHVLAALSIEILKAAGERSGGSLDGVAFLLHSNFLRDPVATYSVADSIASSNDEAIAPELRAFLQEHWSEAAFLDGRRLGEVHFSNFVHISKWGESPICLRDLPGALRVAIAYLPLYRDCIKSGGCLLSQRHRGQLVEAARRLGGVVLDKPGHRRELLAVLEHHLPPFLLDATGHMS encoded by the exons ATGGCGGCAGAGAACGTTTTTGCCTTAGGAAGAGTAAGTGAGACTGTAAGTGAAATAGGAAGTCAAACCTTTAATAGAGGGGATGAGATTAATGCTGAAGAACCTCAGTGTTCCGAGAAAGAAACTTCGACAGAGATGGAAACTGCTGAGGCAGGATTCTCGATCCAGAGCAACGAGAAGGAATATGGGATGAGTAATTCAGTATTTAGTTCAGATAAGGCAGAGGAAGGAAGGCACACCAATGTGGTTTTCTCAAGAGAATCTCCTCttcaaattaaagaagatttGAGTACGAATGCTTTTAGTTCAGGTGCAGAGAAACTTAAAGCCAGATTAGCTGCTACTGATTGTAAGCAAGGGAAAAACGAGAGGAAGCTTAGTCGACAGGATAGAATTGAGTTAGGTCGGGTGTTTCAAGGGGCTGTGAGTTCTTATAATTGGGATCTCGCGGAGAGTCTGATCTTGTTGGAAAATCCTCAGACTTTGAACGATGCATTGTGCATTTCTTTGGACTCAATCTGGTTCTTGAGCACACGGCAAGAATTGTATGGAATCACTAAATTAATCAAGAATATTATTGCCAACGGGGCTTATGATTTTACTCGAGCTGCACTTAGGACATCATTTCTTGCTTCCTGCGTTTCTGCTTGCCAGAGCCGATCAATGAGCTTGGCAGACACTGTCACAGTGATGGCACAAAG GTTGCATGAAAGGCTGCAGGAATGTAATGGCGATGAAGTTTTGAAGGCAGAAGCTGGTGCTAAGGTTCAAAAGTTTACGGAATGGGCTCTTAAATGTATAAGTTTTCATTCTCGTTGCCAAGGAAATAGGGACAAGGTTGGTAATAATGCTGCTGTCGGTATCCAGCTGCAATTATCTGCTTTTAAGACCTTTCTCGAAATAACCGGCAACCATCTCACGGGGAAGGATTTTACCGAAGCATTTGATGCAGCTTGCTTTCCACTTACACTTTTCTCTAGTTCCTTTGACCCTGGTTGGGCGTCAGGTATATCAGCTACTGCAATCCAAGGATTGTTGGGCATGCTGGTTGAGGGGGGTGCAGACAATGTTAACCAATGTTTTCTTGAGGCCTCACGTTTTGGGAGCACAGAGCTTGTTCGTATTTTGTTGCAG ATTGCGCAAAGAAACAGCTTGGATGTGGATGTTGACCTGGCACTAGGTTTCGCTTCACATTATGGTAAAATTAGCACAATGGAGTGCCTAGTGGAGGAGGGTAATGCTATGGCTTTCTTGGGTCCACTGATGAGAGCTGCTGAGAGGGGTTGCATGCCAGTTGTCGAGTGGTTTGTTCAAAGGGACTGTCGTGATATGGAACTTTGTCTCGCCCTTACAGCCGCTATATCTAGCAATCAAGTCAATGCTGCTGCATATCTTCTTCCTCATGTTCCTCAGCACGTTCTTGCTGCCCTCAGCATTGAAATTCTCAAGGCTGCTGGCGAACGAAGTGGTGGCTCTCTTGATGGGGTTGCATTCCTCCTCCATTCGAATTTTTTAAGGGATCCTGTAGCTACTTACTCTGTTGCCGACAGCATTGCCAGCTCCAATGATGAGGCTATTGCTCCTGAGCTCAGGGCTTTTCTTCAAGAACATTGGTCTGAGGCAGCTTTCTTGGATGGACGGAGGCTAGGAGAAGTACATTTCTCCAACTTTGTACATATTTCGAAATGGGGTGAATCTCCAATATGTTTGAGGGATCTTCCAGGGGCCCTGAGGGTGGCGATAGCGTACCTGCCGCTTTATAGGGACTGCATCAAGTCAGGAGGGTGCTTGCTATCACAGAGGCATCGGGGGCAGCTTGTAGAAGCTGCAAGAAGACTTGGAGGCGTGGTTCTAGACAAACCTGGCCATAGGAGAGAGTTGCTGGCCGTGTTGGAGCATCATCTTCCTCCATTTTTGCTCGATGCCACCGGTCACATGTCTTAG